The Vigna radiata var. radiata cultivar VC1973A unplaced genomic scaffold, Vradiata_ver6 scaffold_984, whole genome shotgun sequence DNA segment GGTTGCATAGTTTTCCATTTGATGGCTGTGAGTGAAAAAACGACGCTGATCTAATTGTTCTTCATCAAACGGTCTGATATTAGCTGCATCTTCTGTCTCATTTTGAGTTTCTTTTCCCTTGCGACTTTTTCTAGGCCTTTTGGTTGATGAAGAGGCCATTTAAGAATTTCTTGAACAAAACAATATGATGTAGAATAAAAAGGTTAGTGATAACATagtattgaatatttaaaatacttagAAGCAAAGTGAAATCATTACATAATAATCATAACAATAATGTCCAATACTCAGACATCCGAATTAACAAGTCATACTGACATCCAAATAGTACATGGCATAATAAAGATGTAATAGAAGTTGTTACATAATACAGCCTAAGAATCACCGCTGCAGAACATTTGACATAATTTATTCCACCTTTTGTGAGGTGGGAGTCCCATCAACTTCTTAACACATTTGGGCTTGTCACATAAGAAATCATAGCATTGGTCCAATTGCGATTCATCAGATATGTTCATACCAGTCAGCATATTATAAATGTCAGATTCTGTGTAAGTGTAGCTTGTGGACCGACGTAAGATTTCATTTCTTTCCTTCATGGTTGTGACCTGTTCAACTGCTGCATTAGAAATAACACCAAAATGAACATTTGATGAACTAAGGACATTGGTGAAACCGTCCAGGCTAGTAGTGAACTTCTCAAATTGGGACTCAACAACATCNAAGGTAGCTGCCTTCCTTTTCGAACCTCTTGAGGATGAAGTCCCACCGGATGGGACTGAAGGCACAGATTGAGTCCCACCTGGACTGTATTCATCAACTGAGGGAGGAGGTGATGGCGGAGTTGGGTCTCTATACCCCATCCAGTCAGGTTGCTCAGGAATGTACTCAATATTCTGATTGAGATCAACATTAACACGAGGCGCATCCCGCCCTCGACGCATTTGACGAGCGGTCCGAACACCGCTCCCTGTAGCTCGATCCGCAGCCCATAACTCCACCATTAAATCGTAATGGCGNATACTCGTCACTCTCCACTTTGCGGCAGTTGGCCGAGACTGCACAAGaaacattacaaatatatttgttcgTATTAtgtgatataaaatattggGAAATTCTTTGTATT contains these protein-coding regions:
- the LOC106778634 gene encoding uncharacterized protein LOC106778634, with the translated sequence MNRGKATAIESSAPTREFTKWTEDMDARLLHSMIEESRIGNRVDGSWTSQAYTNIVDSLHVSGYVVITKNNVKNRQKVLKDKWREVHDLFSGLSGFAWNPITMRFDAEEEVWEDLIQSRPTAAKWRVTSXRHYDLMVELWAADRATGSGVRTARQMRRGRDAPRVNVDLNQNIEYIPEQPDWMGYRDPTPPSPPPSVDEYSPGGTQSVPSVPSGGTSSSRGSKRKAATXDVVESQFEKFTTSLDGFTNVLSSSNVHFGVISNAAVEQVTTMKERNEILRRSTSYTYTESDIYNMLTGMNISDESQLDQCYDFLCDKPKCVKKLMGLPPHKRWNKLCQMFCSGDS